The genomic stretch CGTGTCAAAACTATGGGCCGGCGGTAAAGTTGTCTACGCGGGCGCATGTCCAGGCTATGTGGAAATGTCAGATGCCTCAGACCGCGTCACATGGGTGGCCAAGCCCGTAGCCGAAGAGCTCGGCACGTGCGAACAGCTCTTGACCTCAAAGTGGTTCGCAAAGCAAAGCAACAAGGTCCGGCTATCTATTGGCGTGAAGATTTTCCGGCGCAACGTGATCGATTCCGTGTACAAGCGCAGGGAACAGACTTCCTGGGAACGGGCAGACCTCGACTCGCTCGTACGTATCAGCCGGCTTGCGTTGGGCGAGGCCGGCCATCAGCTCCTGTCCTTTTCAGAACTTCAGCTACTCAGGGTTATCATCGCCAAAGACAGCGCTCGTTTTCCCGCTGTACTGTCCGCAGCGAAAAACTATCGATCGCCACGTAGCCTCGTGGGGCCACACCCTAGGTCATGGCTGAACGCAGCTGGCTCGCTTCGTTTTACGGTCGCCTCGGCTCTCATGCGCTAGATGCTTACATCTGCACAGTGTTCTAGACTTATCCCATGGCGAGCGAACCACGGATTTTACATTTTCATGATTGCGCTGATGTCGGCGGAGCTCTCGTCCGAGCAGCGAAAAGGCACGGCCTCCACTGGGATTACCTCTCAGCCGAAGCCGTCCGCCCATCAAACCGGCCCAATAATCCGCTGGTGTCAAAAGGGTTCACTGCCAAGCTACTTCTGCGAAATCGTCGCGCGATCGCCAAAGCAGATATTGTGCACATCCATTACGCGATGGTGGTCCCCAACGCGCAAAACAAATTCATGCCCGAACGCCCCTATTTTCTCCATTTACACGGCACTGACATCCGCAAGCACTGGGCTAATGGGCGCAGGAAGAGCAAAGTGCAGCCGTGGATCGAAGGCGCTGAACGGGTCTATTACACGAATCTAGACACGCGTGAAAACGCTGAGGAAGCATTCCCGGGTGCCGAGTTCATGCCAGCGTTCATTGAACCGGATCGCCTTGTCCCCTGGGCATACACAGACCAGCAGCCACAGAAGATCGTGTTTCTTTCCCGCTGGGAAGATATCAAAGGCGCACCCGCGAATATTGCTCTCGCACGGGAATTGCGCCGTGCTTTTCCCGGCGTCGCACTCGAAGGACTCGACTGGGGCGACCAGACCGAGCAGGCACGGCAAGCCGGAGTCAACCTCGTTCCTAAAATGGGCCACAGCGATTACGTGCGGTGGATATCAGAGGCCACTATCGCCATCGGACAAGCCCAACCCATGCTCGGCGTCTCCGAATTCGAAGCCATGGCCATCGGTCTTCCGGTCGCTGTTCTTGGTTCTCGCATTCCCCGTCCAACCGACGGCGCCACTCCGCCCGTGATCGAAGGAGACCTCGACGCGGTAGTTGAAGGAATCCGCCTCGCGTTGGACGATCCTTTCTCAGCGACCGAAGAATTAGGTGCCAAACAGTGGGTGTTAGATCGGCACTTAGCAGACAGCTACGTGCCGGGCCTCCAACGAGCCTACCGCGAAACCCTCGGTTTGGATCCGAGCGGCGTCTAGCCCCGAATAGCCCTGATCCGGCCGCGTTCGCGGGCTGCAATTCCGGTGAACGCGTTGCGTAGCGGAGCATCGTGTTCAAAGAAAGTACCCGTCAGGCTCGATGTGAGCACACGCGAGACAATCCCAGCTTCTCCGTAGGATTCCACCGCTTTGAGCATCCGCGGTAAGTCTCCAGCTTCGGCAGCTGATACCACTGCGGCATCACGCCGCGAAAGTGGCCTATCGAATGTCGGATCGAAGTTACGCAGTTTCTTCACATATCTGGACAGCCAGTTAAAATCACCCTCGCGCCAATCACTCAGATTCGGACGCAACCGGGCAAGATCAATGACGTGCACGCGAGCCATCTTGACTGCGAGCGCATGCTTTTGCCGTTCCGTGAACGCCAGCACGCCTGGTTCTTCGAGGAGATTGTCATACGGAGCCCCGGTCTGGGCTAGCGGTCTAGGCGTGAAGGTTACGCGGGTCTTCGCATCTTTACCCACCACATACGCCGGATCGTTCCAGTAATAAGAAAAGTTTCGCCCCGACGTCCACATCAGCGCGGAGACTCGCTGGTCTGATCCAGCCGGGAACACTGCGCCAAAGCGTAGGTGCGGGTCTTGCATCATCTCAGTCCGGTAGATTCCCAGTGGAGCGGTCCGATAGAACAGGCGATCACGCACCGCGTCCAATTTGCTGGTGCGCCAGGTCAGCGGCTTGAGCGTATTGATGTCGGTGAGCTGGTGGCGAAGCGGAGCAATTACGCCGTCGGAACCATCGGCTTTCTGGCGTTCCCGCATAGCTTCCAAGGCTCCGGCGTCATACCAATCGTCTGATCCCATGATGCCCACCCACGGAGCTGTTGCTGCCGCGATTCCCGCGTCAAAGGTCGCACCCGGCATCCCCTTTGCACCCTCGAGCGGAACAACCTCCAGCCGATCGTGTTCAGGAATGTCAAGAATCTCTGGATCGATGTTGTGAGCGATCACAATGACTCCGCTGAGCGGGTCAGCCAACACGGACTCGGCCGCACGCCGAATGGGCCGTGTTTCATCGTGTACCGGAATGACGATCTGAGTATGAATACCCCTCACGCGCTCTTCACTCTCCTCTTGTTCGCAACATAGTTCTTGATCCGCCACCGCAACGGGCTCTCCGCTTCCAAAATCTGATCGAAAGCACGCCGTGGCCCCTGGTCGGACCATCCGCGCTGGTTCAGCTCGAGCGCTTCGTCGAGATCGCCAGCGCAGATCGCACGGATTAATTCGCTCTGGCCGTGCGGAAGTGGTCTATCCGCATGGGGATCCTCGGCCATCAGCCTCCGGGTAGCCTCAACAAGCCAATCGAACTCGCCCTCATTCCACATCTCTTCGTTCGGCCGCGCAGCTACCGCGTCTGTCACGTGGATACGCGCAACCTTAACCGCATAGGCGTGGCGGACGGCGTTACTCCAGTTTTTAACAAACGGCTCGTCCCACAACTCGTGCCAACCTTGCCCCGACTCGCGCAGGTCCATCGGAGTCGTGGTTATTCGGTCGTTTTGATCTGCTTCCAACACGTAGGCCGGATCTTTCCAAAAATGGCAGATTCCGCGCTTCCGGCTCCACAGGTCTGTGGAGACTCGGATGTCCTCACCCGTGCGCACATCTTCCCTATAGGCCATGCCATCGAGAGCTGCGTGCCTAAAAAGACCAAATGGCGCAGTCCTGTAAAACAGGCCGTCTGATTGCGGCCGAAGCCCATGAGTTCGGTGCGTGGGCAGCCAGGATTTCGTTCGCTTTCCCACTTTAAAAAATGGTGCTATCACATACTGGGAATCTGTTTGCTGCCCGCGCTTACGCATCGCCGCGAGCGCATTCGGCTGAAAATAATCATCTGAATCGAGAAAACTCACCCAATCAGACGTCGCCGCGGCCAAACCCGTATTCCGCGGCGCGCCGGGCATCCCCTTCTCCCCTGTGTGCTCGATAACGGTGACTCGATCGTCGTCGGGAATATCTAACAAGCTCGGCGCCACATTATGGGCGACGACAATGACGGCTGCTTCTTCGTCGGCAAGCACCGAATCGATGGCTCGGCGTACGGGACGCTGCGGGGAATGCACCGCAATAACTACTTGGGTAGTCGGGTTCATGCTAATTAGCCTCTTCATGTTCTGGAACGTACAGACCGGCCAAACGGGCTTGCATCGCAAACCGAGGAGCCGTGGCTACCACTTCGTCGAATGTTCCGCTTGTCACCACGCGGCCATCTTCCATGTAGAACAGCACGTCCGAATCCTTAACAGTCGATAACCGGTGAGCGATAGAAATGAGGGTCAATTCCCCGCGCAGGCCAGCAATCGCGCTCGCAACCTCAGCCTCAGTCTCAGTATCTAACGCGGATGTTGCCTCATCCAAGATCAAGATCGCAGGATCAGAATACAGCGCGCGTGCGATGCCGAGCCGTTGGCGCTGCCCGCCCGACAGCCCCATGCCTCTCTCACCGATTCGAGCCTGTAAGCCGCCAGGGCGTTCCTGCGTGGTTTCCCACATTTGGGCCTTCTTCAGGCACTCGATCACCTTGTCCCGATCGATTTCGCCCTTCCACGTGAGAGCCACGTTCTGCTCGATCGTGCCATCAAACAAGGAAACATCTTGTGGCACATATCCAATAAGCGAACGCCAGTGGGCGAGCACGTCGTCGATATCGTGCCCATCAACCTTAATTGTTCCCTGCTGCGGTTCAAGCAAACCCAATATCACGTCAACGAGCGTAGAC from Trueperella bialowiezensis encodes the following:
- a CDS encoding glycosyltransferase family protein, whose translation is MASEPRILHFHDCADVGGALVRAAKRHGLHWDYLSAEAVRPSNRPNNPLVSKGFTAKLLLRNRRAIAKADIVHIHYAMVVPNAQNKFMPERPYFLHLHGTDIRKHWANGRRKSKVQPWIEGAERVYYTNLDTRENAEEAFPGAEFMPAFIEPDRLVPWAYTDQQPQKIVFLSRWEDIKGAPANIALARELRRAFPGVALEGLDWGDQTEQARQAGVNLVPKMGHSDYVRWISEATIAIGQAQPMLGVSEFEAMAIGLPVAVLGSRIPRPTDGATPPVIEGDLDAVVEGIRLALDDPFSATEELGAKQWVLDRHLADSYVPGLQRAYRETLGLDPSGV
- a CDS encoding glycosyltransferase family 2 protein, whose amino-acid sequence is MRGIHTQIVIPVHDETRPIRRAAESVLADPLSGVIVIAHNIDPEILDIPEHDRLEVVPLEGAKGMPGATFDAGIAAATAPWVGIMGSDDWYDAGALEAMRERQKADGSDGVIAPLRHQLTDINTLKPLTWRTSKLDAVRDRLFYRTAPLGIYRTEMMQDPHLRFGAVFPAGSDQRVSALMWTSGRNFSYYWNDPAYVVGKDAKTRVTFTPRPLAQTGAPYDNLLEEPGVLAFTERQKHALAVKMARVHVIDLARLRPNLSDWREGDFNWLSRYVKKLRNFDPTFDRPLSRRDAAVVSAAEAGDLPRMLKAVESYGEAGIVSRVLTSSLTGTFFEHDAPLRNAFTGIAARERGRIRAIRG
- a CDS encoding glycosyltransferase family 2 protein, which produces MKRLISMNPTTQVVIAVHSPQRPVRRAIDSVLADEEAAVIVVAHNVAPSLLDIPDDDRVTVIEHTGEKGMPGAPRNTGLAAATSDWVSFLDSDDYFQPNALAAMRKRGQQTDSQYVIAPFFKVGKRTKSWLPTHRTHGLRPQSDGLFYRTAPFGLFRHAALDGMAYREDVRTGEDIRVSTDLWSRKRGICHFWKDPAYVLEADQNDRITTTPMDLRESGQGWHELWDEPFVKNWSNAVRHAYAVKVARIHVTDAVAARPNEEMWNEGEFDWLVEATRRLMAEDPHADRPLPHGQSELIRAICAGDLDEALELNQRGWSDQGPRRAFDQILEAESPLRWRIKNYVANKRRVKSA